The DNA segment aataaaaaataagataaacacttgatttccagattttcacAAAAACTAGTCTTCCTGTTTTCACGACATCCTCTGTTTCTTGTAACCGACTTCACACAGATGTGGCAAAATATAGCTTCCATTGTTGTCACTGCACAGCTCCAAAAATAATTCCCAAACTCCAATCCAATTAACAAAAACGCACAGAACCCAACAGAACAGCAAATCCCAGTCAGAATAACAATAAAACTCAGTTACAGTTCCTTGCATGCTTTGACTACTATCCTCTAATCAAAATTAGAGTTTCACCTCAAAAACCtaaattgattgattttttttatgtaagcCTATGAAACTCCAATTCCAAGTGGTACAAAACATATTATTATACCTGTAGTGTTTACTCGATATCGGGCAATAATACCCAACGAAATCTGTTTAATTTCGCAGAATAGTGAAGTGTAACTCAAATTTTGCGGTAAGAAAACACCCAAAAGTAAGGTGAGAAGAAAGAGAGGGGTTTGAGCGTTACCTATTAGCGTGGAGCAAGGCGGCAGGTCCGAGATAAGACTCGGGGTTCCACCAGTAGCTAGGGCAGGATGTGCTACAGCAGGCGCACAGAATGCACTCATACATCCCATCCAGCTTTTCGCGGTCCTTCTTGCTCTGCAGGATCTCCTTCCCTTGCACCGGCGGCGGGTTCTTCCGCTTGAGCCAGGGCTCGATGCTCTTATACTGGTTGTAGAAGTTGGTCATGTCCACGACCAGGTCCTTGATCACGAACATGTGCGGCAACGGCGTTATGGTGGAGGCCGTCGTGGCGGACGGAATCTTAGTGAGACAAGCAAGGCCGTTGCAGCCGTCAATGTTCATCGCACAGGAGCCGCAGATCCCCTCACGGCAGGAGCGGCGGAAGGTGAGGGTGGGGTCGATCTCGTTCTTGATCTTGATGAGCGCGTCCAGGACCATGGGCCCGCACTCCTTCAGGTTGATCTGGTAGTCCTTCAGCTCCGGCTTCGATGGGTTCTCCGGGTTCCACCGGTAGATTTGGAACGTCTTCAGGGAGGTCGTGTCCCGGGCCTTCGGCTCCACCTGCTGGGCCTGGGCCTCCGACGCATGGGCCCGGATGAATGCCAGCTTA comes from the Phaseolus vulgaris cultivar G19833 chromosome 8, P. vulgaris v2.0, whole genome shotgun sequence genome and includes:
- the LOC137827285 gene encoding succinate dehydrogenase [ubiquinone] iron-sulfur subunit 2, mitochondrial, translated to MAATGLLKRAAQRVPSSPAFKLAFIRAHASEAQAQQVEPKARDTTSLKTFQIYRWNPENPSKPELKDYQINLKECGPMVLDALIKIKNEIDPTLTFRRSCREGICGSCAMNIDGCNGLACLTKIPSATTASTITPLPHMFVIKDLVVDMTNFYNQYKSIEPWLKRKNPPPVQGKEILQSKKDREKLDGMYECILCACCSTSCPSYWWNPESYLGPAALLHANRWISDSRDEYTKERLEAINDEFKLYRCHTILNCARACPKGLNPGKQISHIKSLQPKA